From Alosa sapidissima isolate fAloSap1 chromosome 7, fAloSap1.pri, whole genome shotgun sequence, the proteins below share one genomic window:
- the stk35 gene encoding serine/threonine-protein kinase 35, which translates to MDTRNTMRRKLRRVQVCKGGVDVQNGNMKRDVGKVLRAIPLGNNEDTDVPMEDRDDPMEQDCFSSGFFKNENLENAMIMAPRYSLLREVGRGSYGVVYEAVARKTGARVAVKKLRCDAPENVELALAEFWALASLEKKHENVVQLEECVLQRNGLAQKMSHGNKRSKQYLRLVETSLKGERVLGGPEEPCYLWFVMEFCEGGDLNQYILSRRPDPRTNRSFMQQLSRAVAFLHQNNIVHRDLKPDNILISQRSGKPVIKVADFGLSKVCAGLGAEHDVGGGGGDQGERTANRNTVNVNKFWLSSACGSDFYMAPEVWEGHYTAKADIFALGIIIWAMIERITFIDGESKRELLGSYVRRGGDIVPVGEAMLENPKMVLSIPARSRSCMSEGLRRLLLDMLAVNPQDRPDATQLQTRMDQITCAA; encoded by the exons ATGGATACACGCAATACGATGCGGCGAAAGTTAAGAAGAGTGCAGGTCTGCAAGGGAGGAGTGGACGTGCAGAACGGGAACATGAAGCGCGACGTGGGTAAAGTCCTGCGGGCAATCCCGTTGGGCAATAACGAGGACACCGATGTTCCGATGGAGGACAGAGACGACCCGATGGAGCAGGACTGTTTCTCCTCGGGCTTCTTCAAGAATGAGAACTTGGAGAACGCCATGATCATGGCTCCACGTTACAGCCTGCTTCGGGAGGTGGGTCGGGGCAGTTATGGGGTAGTTTACGAGGCTGTGGCCCGGAAGACAGGGGCCCGTGTCGCCGTGAAGAAGCTCCGCTGCGACGCTCCGGAGAACGTGGAGCTCGCCTTGGCGGAGTTCTGGGCCCTCGCGAGCCTGGAAAAGAAGCACGAGAACGTGGTGCAGCTCGAGGAGTGTGTGCTTCAGAGAAATGGACTTGCACAGAAGATGAGTCACGGGAACAAACGATCCAAACAGTACCTGAGGCTAGTGGAGACCTCCCTAAAAG GTGAGCGGGTCCTGGGAGGCCCTGAGGAGCCGTGCTACCTTTGGTTCGTGATGGAGTTCTGCGAGGGCGGCGACCTGAACCAGTACATCCTGTCTCGGCGGCCGGACCCGCGCACCAACCGCAGCTTCATGCAGCAGCTGAGCCGCGCCGTGGCCTTCCTGCACCAGAACAACATCGTGCACCGCGACCTCAAGCCCGACAACATCCTCATCTCCCAGCGCTCCGGCAAGCCCGTCATCAAGGTCGCCGACTTCGGCCTCAGCAAGGTGTGCGCCGGCCTCGGGGCCGAGCACGACGTCGGCGGCGGCGGAGGTGACCAGGGCGAACGCACGGCCAACCGCAACACCGTCAACGTCAACAAGTTCTGGCTGTCGTCGGCATGCGGCTCGGACTTCTACATGGCGCCGGAGGTGTGGGAGGGTCACTACACGGCCAAGGCGGACATCTTTGCCCTGGGCATCATCATCTGGGCCATGATCGAGCGCATCACGTTCATCGACGGCGAGTCAAAGCGGGAGCTGCTGGGCTCGTACGTGCGGCGCGGCGGGGACATCGTGCCGGTCGGCGAGGCCATGCTGGAGAACCCCAAGATGGTGCTGAGCATCCCGGCGCGCTCACGCTCCTGCATGAGCGAGGGACTGCGGCGCCTCCTGCTGGACATGCTGGCCGTTAACCCGCAGGACCGGCCCGACGCCACACAGCTGCAGACGCGCATGGACCAGATCACCTGCGCAGcctga